In Syngnathus scovelli strain Florida chromosome 11, RoL_Ssco_1.2, whole genome shotgun sequence, one DNA window encodes the following:
- the tas1r3 gene encoding taste receptor type 1 member 3 — MAVCLNLLVLCWTMRLTCCVTSPAWFQNITTNIFNLSGDIMLGGLFAINQLSNNLSERTEPNDIRCESLDKLELGRALVMKYTVDEINANQALLPGIKLGYEIHNTCKETAVVVRPTLSFLTAKNSGELSVECNYTDYETSVVAVIGPSNSEMVSVIGKLLGFFLIPQISFAATSNKFSNKLVYPSFFRTVPSDTWQVDAIALLLKEFAWNWVAVVGSDEEYGQQGALEFTKRTETMSICVAYQGMIPIYSDPVEVVKNIIDNIQATNVKVVVVFALSGPAEVFFEEVIKRKIKGVWIASESWVVHNRLTSIPDIQTIGTIIGFTYKTHTLDLLPAYTETLFTKLSAERMTSNDAPKLNDPCPECWNLSPANVSIVMDAAVQRASFSVYAAIYSVALSLHNMLGCNSTTCNWDAETRILPWKLLRVLQNTAFDINGQHLVFDSSGNPNMGYDVIEWIWPESHLEFRVVGSFNKELSINKSLFKWHTENLQVPESTCSAACGMGQVRRVKGFHSCCFDCIDCEPGTYQANKEDIQCTPCPEGQWSQSLSTNCSEPTFDVLSWDKPVALHLALGGALLLLCQVAVGVVLLRHWRTPMVAASGGPLSFVVLFSLMGACLSMELFLRQPGDTVCRLQLPLISIFQTIALSVITAISLQIFIITEFHDKATSHLQTLRGPACWLFLLICCAVQAGFGSWFIQEGPSLTEHVAHMEINFLRAFLSCPMIPMVGLALMQGLNVLMALLSFMCTFMATKPPHQYYLARDITFSTLIYCITWVTFIPIYMGLDERKRYTILIGINLLGNFGLVAGYYFPKCHLLLRKPELNTMEYFCTFLEGTMPANEDPQPQQDQ, encoded by the exons ATGGCTGTATGTTTGAATCTGCTGGTTCTGTGCTGGACGATGAGGCTGACGTGTTGCGTGACTTCACCTGCATGGTTTCAGAACATTACCACCAACATTTTCAATTTATCTGGAGACATTATGCTGGGtggcctttttgccatcaaccAGCTGAGCAACAACCTCAGCGAGAGGACGGAGCCAAATGACATCCGCTGCGAAAG tttGGATAAACTGGAACTGGGCCGTGCGTTAGTGATGAAATACACGGTGGATGAAATCAACGCCAACCAAGCGCTGCTCCCCGGCATCAAGCTGGGTTATGAAATCCACAACACGTGCAAAGAAACCGCCGTTGTTGTAAGGCCCACTTTGTCTTTCTTGACTGCAAAAAACAGCGGTGAGCTGTCTGTGGAGTGCAACTACACCGACTACGAGACCAGTGTGGTAGCCGTGATTGGGCCCTCTAACTCTGAGATGGTGTCGGTCATTGGAAAGCTTCTGGGATTCTTTTTGATTCCGCAG ATCAGCTTTGCTGCCACCAGCAACAAATTCAGCAACAAGCTCGTCTACCCATCGTTCTTCCGCACAGTGCCCAGTGACACATGGCAGGTTGACGCCATTGCGCTTCTGCTAAAGGAGTTTGCTTGGAACTGGGTGGCAGTGGTGGGCAGTGATGAAGAGTACGGCCAACAAGGCGCACTGGAGTTCACCAAAAGAACTGAGACCATGTCGATATGCGTGGCCTATCAGGGCATGATACCGATCTACAGTGACCCTGTAGAAGTGGTCAAAAATATCATTGACAACATCCAGGCCACCAATGTCAAAGTGGTGGTGGTCTTTGCTTTATCAGGCCCGGCTGAAGTCTTCTTTGAAGAG GTTATCAAGAGGAAAATAAAAGGCGTGTGGATTGCCAGCGAAAGTTGGGTCGTTCACAATCGCCTGACATCCATCCCCGATATTCAAACCATCGGTACGATCATCGGATTCACCTACAAAACGCATACCTTGGATCTGCTACCAGCCTACACTGAGACGCTTTTTACAAAACTGAGCGCCGAGAGGATGACGTCCAATGATGCACCAAAGCTCAACGATCCCTGTCCAGAATGTTGGAACTTATCCCCTGCAAACGTGAGCATAGTCATGGATGCTGCAGTGCAAAGAGCGTCTTTTAGTGTGTACGCCGCCATTTACAGTGTGGCACTCTCATTGCACAACATGTTGGGATGCAACTCGACTACCTGCAATTGGGATGCTGAGACCAGAATTCTACCTTGGAAG tTGTTACGAGTGTTACAGAACACAGCTTTTGATATTAATGGACAACATTTAGTGTTTGACAGTAGCGGAAACCCTAATATGGGTTACGATGTGATCGAGTGGATCTGGCCCGAGTCACATTTAGAATTTAGAGTTGTTGGAAGCTTTAATAAAGAGCTGTCTATCAACAAATCTCTCTTCAAATGGCACACTGAAAACTTACAG GTACCTGAATCCACCTGCTCAGCGGCATGTGGGATGGGCCAAGTCCGCAGAGTCAAAGGCTTTCATTCGTGCTGTTTTGATTGCATTGACTGTGAGCCGGGCACTTATCAGGCCAACAAAG AGGACATCCAGTGTACTCCATGCCCTGAAGGCCAATGGTCTCAGAGTCTCAGCACGAACTGCTCTGAACCTACCTTTGATGTTTTGTCCTGGGACAAACCCGTCGCACTTCATCTGGCATTGGGCGGGGCACTGCTGCTGCTATGTCAGGTCGCTGTAGGTGTCGTGCTGCTCCGGCACTGGCGGACCCCCATGGTGGCAGCCTCTGGTGGGCCCTTGAGTTTTGTGGTGCTGTTCAGCTTGATGGGAGCCTGCCTCAGCATGGAGCTCTTCCTGAGGCAGCCAGGGGACACAGTGTGTCGCCTTCAGCTGCCCCTCATCTCCATTTTCCAAACCATTGCTCTCTCTGTTATCACAGCCATTTCCCTGCAG ATATTCATCATAACAGAATTCCACGACAAGGCCACCTCTCATCTACAGACACTTCGAGGTCCCGCTTGCTGGCTGTTTTTGCTCATCTGCTGCGCTGTGCAGGCCGGTTTTGGCAGCTGGTTTATCCAAGAAGGGCCCTCGTTGACGGAGCATGTGGCCCATATGGAAATAAATTTCCTCAGGGCCTTCTTGTCATGTCCGATGATACCGATGGTTGGACTGGCCTTGATGCAAGGCCTCAATGTTTTAATGGCCCTTCTGTCATTTATGTGCACCTTCATGGCAACAAAACCTCCGCATCAATACTACCTTGCCCGCGACATCACCTTTTCCACTCTCATTTATTGCATAACTTGGGTGACCTTTATTCCAATCTATATGGGTCTGGATGAAAGGAAAAGGTATACTATTTTGATTGGCATCAATCTGTTAGGCAACTTCGGACTAGTGGCAGGTTACTATTTCCCAAAATGTCACCTACTGTTGAGGAAACCTGAGCTCAACACCATGGAGTACTTTTGCACTTTTTTGGAGGGTACGATGCCGGCTAATGAGGACCCACAACCTCAGCAAGACCAATAA
- the odad1 gene encoding coiled-coil domain-containing protein 114 → MSRGRVTRSAHSDSSDVDADGTELEKAKLLRQYRIMDADRQAYSIQARQQLRKQQQEIEELSAEQEELRHKLSACKSLSRQKRDKKDADSLQVLMEQRDRLEEELEKETQHQKELQKEISKMEMKLKELRKENANTSDTQRSAHRQNQEAMRTLENKLQGVLTRFNEQLTKNSHLREELQTLHIERVRFQRMHDRLVQELQGLRKKTAEIITLSTAAHDARVEAQSKLAIMREKAEKELAQYSTEMRELERIISHESGLKDFFTTKYSEMLGQEGTDAASGLNEDGTTDSSKESPDDLETFFQKIQSITGEANPELLVSSFIQAEDRNFALFNFVNEQNNKAEALRDQINHIQEEMEHFQERRLRQEEDHHTRLRDVDARKTDVDLQTEDVESRAVVLRKVLDEVKTGVSSIVSKVECDMEDTISDNNIMPYLALVEQKTNQLLTIQAYLDNKEIGKDYNPSDLPKFLFDQNPETLQENITIQTAIQSVDYETDNSLVVDEEERPLSQGELRRRILEGVLQRENASLKSTTKSFKMSPRVLEETTMAQI, encoded by the exons ATGTCCAGGGGAAGAGTAACGAGAAGTGCCCATTCAGACAGTAGTGATGTAGATGCTGATGGTACAG aATTAGAGAAAGCCAAGTTGCTGAGACAGTACCGAATCATGGATGCAGACCGGCAGGCTTACAGCATTCAGGCCCGGCAGCAATTACGGAAACAACA gcAGGAGATAGAGGAGCTGAGTGCCGAGCAGGAGGAGCTTAGGCATAAGCTCAGTGCTTGTAAGAGCTTGTCTCGTCAAAAGAGGGACAAAAAGGATGCAGACAGCCTTCAAGTGCTGATGGAGCAAAGAGATCGCCTAgaggaggagctggagaaaGAAACACAACATCAAAAAGAGCTGCAAAAAGAG ATCTCAAAGATGGAGATGAAGCTAAAAGAGCTGAGGAAAGAGAATGCCAACACAAGTGACACCCAAAGATCTGCCCACAGGCAGAATCAGGAGGCCATGCGCACCTTGGAGAATAAACTGCAAGGA GTCTTAACCCGATTCAATGAACAGCTGACTAAGAACAGCCACCTCCGGGAGGAGCTGCAGACTCTCCATATTGAACGCGTTCGTTTCCAGCGGATGCACGACAGGCTGGTCCAG GAGCTCCAAGGTCTCAGGAAGAAGACTGCTGAAATAATCACTCTATCGACTGCGGCCCACGATGCAAG GGTAGAGGCTCAGTCCAAGTTGGCGATAATGCGAGAGAAAGCAGAGAAGGAGCTTGCCCAGTACAGCACGGAGATGAGAGAACTGGAGAGGATTATTTCACACGAGTCCGGCCTCAAAGACTTCTTCACAACCAAATACAGCGAGATGTTGGGCCAGGAGGGGACAGATGCCG cGTCAGGTTTGAATGAGGACGGGACTACAGACTCAAGTAAGGAGTCACCAGATGACTTGGAGACCTTTTTCCAGAAGATTCAGTCTATCACTGGAGAGGCTAACCCAGAATTGCTGGTCAGCAGTTTCATCCAGG CTGAAGACCGTAACTTTGCACTTTTCAATTTTGTCAACGAGCAAAACAACAAAGCTGAAGCTCTGCGGGATCAAATCAATCAT ATCCAGGAAGAGATGGAGCACTTTCAAGAGAGGCGTTTGCGACAGGAAGAGGACCATCACACTCGGCTGAGAGACGTAGACGCGCGGAAGACGGACGTTGACTTACAAACTGAGGACGTTGAGAGCCGTGCCGTCGTCTTACGTAAAGTCCTGGATGAGGTTAAAACAG GAGTGAGCAGTATTGTCTCTAAAGTGGAGTGTGACATGGAGGACACCATCAGTGATAACAATATTATGCCCTATTTGGCTTTAGTGGAGCAGAAGACCAACCAGCTCCTCACCATACAAGCTTACCTCGATAACAAG GAAATCGGCAAGGACTACAATCCCTCTGATCTGCCCAAATTTCTTTTTGACCAAAACCCAGAGACACTCCAGGAGAATATTACCATTCAAACTGCAATCCAAAG TGTGGACTATGAAACGGACAACTCGCTTGTCGTCGATGAGGAAGAGCGGCCTCTTTCTCAGGGGGAACTCCGTAGAAGAATATTGGAAGGA GTTTTGCAAAGAGAGAATGCAAGCTTGAAGTCGACAACAAAAAGCTTCAAAATGAGCCCACGTGTTCTCGAGGAAACAACGATGGCACAGATCTGA
- the si:ch211-222l21.1 gene encoding prothymosin alpha yields the protein MADTDVDTTATAEVTAKELKEKKEVEVEEEEKKTDNGDAPANGTNGANHSDKVEDATEEEEHKNGDGKAEEEAPPAEETDAQPVKRAADDEEEKADTKKQKTEENGDSKEAEVDA from the exons ATGGCCGACACAGATGTTGACACCACCGCAACTGCAGAGGTTACAGCCAAG gagctgaaagaaaagaaagaagttgaagtggaggaggaggagaagaaaacaGACAACGGGGACGCACCTGCTAATGGCACT AATGGTGCAAACCACAGTGACAAAGTTGAAGATGCGACAGAAGAAGAGGAGCACAAGAATGGGGATG ggAAAGCAGAGGAAGAGGCGCCCCCTGCTGAGGAGACGGACGCACAGCCTGTGAAGCGTGCTGCCGATGACGAGGAG GAGAAAGCAGACACCAAAAAACAGAAGACTGAGGAAAATGGAGATTCAAAAGAAGCAGAAGTAGATGCTTAA